The following proteins are encoded in a genomic region of Cataglyphis hispanica isolate Lineage 1 chromosome 1, ULB_Chis1_1.0, whole genome shotgun sequence:
- the LOC126848107 gene encoding protein rhomboid isoform X4: protein MFYPQRVMRQMSEISYVGGFKLVKMSTNREGETAVTIPLQYNEAHWKAIFEKYDLDGDGKISLQELKAMVCGPEFCNDIPAKVIRTIMRKADLDESGYLEYPEFIAMIHRKDMQNIFGHLVQRYVHSMIPQRPSRTMRQTSVGSSDYPDGLYEDEYSCRPPAIAMIIISIIEIILFIYDVIKHKSLSVEGPAATLLIYNPHKRYEAWRYLTYMFVHVGIFHLVVNLLVQIMLGIPLEMVHKWWRVLIIYIAGVVAGSLGTSVSDPTVYLAGASGGVYALITAHVATIIMNWSQMEFAVLQLLVFLVVTSVDIGQAVYNRYVLETNDQIGYVAHLAGAIAGLLVGINILRNLEVQTWEKVVWWASMFTYTGLMTAAILWNVLYTSYYEW, encoded by the exons ATGTTCTATCCACAGAGAGTGATGCGACAAATGTCGGAAATTTCCTATGTGGG AGGTTTCAAATTGGTAAAAATGTCGACTAACCGAGAGGGCGAGACTGCAGTGACCATCCCGCTGCAGTATAATGAAGct CATTGGAAAGCTATTTTCGAAAAGTATGATCTTGATGGAGATGGGAAAATATCGCTACAAGAGCTTAAAGCGATGGTATGTGGACCAGAATTTTGTAACGATATTCCTGCCAAAGTGATTCGCACAATAATGCGTAAGGCGGATCTGGATGAATCTGGTTACTTAGAATATCCAGAATTCATAGCAATG ATCCACAGAaaagatatgcaaaatatatttggacATCTCGTGCAACGATACGTGCACTCTATGATACCTCAACGACCAAGCCGCACAATGAGGCAAACTTCCGTGGGTTCGAG CGACTATCCGGATGGGCTGTACGAAGATGAGTACAGCTGTCGACCGCCGGCCATAGCAATGATAATCATATCGATAATAGAAATCATTTTGTTCATATATGATGTGATTAAGCACAAATCTCTTTCTGTAGAAGGCCCGGCAGCTACATTGCTTATTTATAATCCACACAAGAGATACGAAGCCTGGCGATATCTAACATATATGTTTGTGCATGTTGG aatttttcatttggTCGTTAATCTACTGGTACAAATTATGTTGGGCATTCCACTGGAGATGGTACATAAATGGTGGAGagtattgataatatatatagccgGAGTAGTGGCTGGCTCACTCGGTACATCCGTCTCGGATCCGACGGTTTACTTGGCCGGTGCATCGGGCGGTGTATACGCATTGATAACCGCTCATGTGGCCACTATCATAATGAATTGGTCACAAATGGAATTTGCCGTCCTACAGCTATTAGTGTTCCTCGTTGTTACGAGCGTCGATATCGGTCAGGCTGTATACAATCGTTATGTTCTCGAGACTAACGACCAAATCGGCTATGTAGCTCATTTAGCCGGTGCTATAGCAGGACTTCTAGTCGGCATAAATATTCTCCGAAATCTCGAAGTACAAACTTGGGAGAAAGTAGTTTGGTGGGCCAGCATGTTCACCTATACGGGTCTCATGACCGCAGCTATTCTGTGGAACGTATTATATACTTCGTATTATGAATGgtga
- the LOC126848107 gene encoding rhomboid-related protein 3 isoform X1, which produces MFYPQRVMRQMSEISYVGGFKLVKMSTNREGETAVTIPLQYNEAHWKAIFEKYDLDGDGKISLQELKAMVCGPEFCNDIPAKVIRTIMRKADLDESGYLEYPEFIAMIHRKDMQNIFGHLVQRYVHSMIPQRPSRTMRQTSVGSRYYPQRQISNALAMHTPPPPPSPSSFGDSYHTAKFTRALRSASIIDQRRIDLQPQTSTITECSLYSSDYPDGLYEDEYSCRPPAIAMIIISIIEIILFIYDVIKHKSLSVEGPAATLLIYNPHKRYEAWRYLTYMFVHVGIFHLVVNLLVQIMLGIPLEMVHKWWRVLIIYIAGVVAGSLGTSVSDPTVYLAGASGGVYALITAHVATIIMNWSQMEFAVLQLLVFLVVTSVDIGQAVYNRYVLETNDQIGYVAHLAGAIAGLLVGINILRNLEVQTWEKVVWWASMFTYTGLMTAAILWNVLYTSYYEW; this is translated from the exons ATGTTCTATCCACAGAGAGTGATGCGACAAATGTCGGAAATTTCCTATGTGGG AGGTTTCAAATTGGTAAAAATGTCGACTAACCGAGAGGGCGAGACTGCAGTGACCATCCCGCTGCAGTATAATGAAGct CATTGGAAAGCTATTTTCGAAAAGTATGATCTTGATGGAGATGGGAAAATATCGCTACAAGAGCTTAAAGCGATGGTATGTGGACCAGAATTTTGTAACGATATTCCTGCCAAAGTGATTCGCACAATAATGCGTAAGGCGGATCTGGATGAATCTGGTTACTTAGAATATCCAGAATTCATAGCAATG ATCCACAGAaaagatatgcaaaatatatttggacATCTCGTGCAACGATACGTGCACTCTATGATACCTCAACGACCAAGCCGCACAATGAGGCAAACTTCCGTGGGTTCGAGGTATTATCCTCAGCGACAAATCAGTAATGCACTTGCAATGCACACACCACcacctcctccttctccttcgAGCTTCGGCGATTCTTACCACACTGCCAAATTTACTAGAGCGCTCCGCTCTGCATCTATTATCGATCAACGACGCATCGACCTACAACCACAAACAAGTACAATAACGGAATGTTCTCTGTACTCTAGCGACTATCCGGATGGGCTGTACGAAGATGAGTACAGCTGTCGACCGCCGGCCATAGCAATGATAATCATATCGATAATAGAAATCATTTTGTTCATATATGATGTGATTAAGCACAAATCTCTTTCTGTAGAAGGCCCGGCAGCTACATTGCTTATTTATAATCCACACAAGAGATACGAAGCCTGGCGATATCTAACATATATGTTTGTGCATGTTGG aatttttcatttggTCGTTAATCTACTGGTACAAATTATGTTGGGCATTCCACTGGAGATGGTACATAAATGGTGGAGagtattgataatatatatagccgGAGTAGTGGCTGGCTCACTCGGTACATCCGTCTCGGATCCGACGGTTTACTTGGCCGGTGCATCGGGCGGTGTATACGCATTGATAACCGCTCATGTGGCCACTATCATAATGAATTGGTCACAAATGGAATTTGCCGTCCTACAGCTATTAGTGTTCCTCGTTGTTACGAGCGTCGATATCGGTCAGGCTGTATACAATCGTTATGTTCTCGAGACTAACGACCAAATCGGCTATGTAGCTCATTTAGCCGGTGCTATAGCAGGACTTCTAGTCGGCATAAATATTCTCCGAAATCTCGAAGTACAAACTTGGGAGAAAGTAGTTTGGTGGGCCAGCATGTTCACCTATACGGGTCTCATGACCGCAGCTATTCTGTGGAACGTATTATATACTTCGTATTATGAATGgtga
- the LOC126848107 gene encoding protein rhomboid isoform X2, with protein sequence MRGFKLVKMSTNREGETAVTIPLQYNEAHWKAIFEKYDLDGDGKISLQELKAMVCGPEFCNDIPAKVIRTIMRKADLDESGYLEYPEFIAMIHRKDMQNIFGHLVQRYVHSMIPQRPSRTMRQTSVGSRYYPQRQISNALAMHTPPPPPSPSSFGDSYHTAKFTRALRSASIIDQRRIDLQPQTSTITECSLYSSDYPDGLYEDEYSCRPPAIAMIIISIIEIILFIYDVIKHKSLSVEGPAATLLIYNPHKRYEAWRYLTYMFVHVGIFHLVVNLLVQIMLGIPLEMVHKWWRVLIIYIAGVVAGSLGTSVSDPTVYLAGASGGVYALITAHVATIIMNWSQMEFAVLQLLVFLVVTSVDIGQAVYNRYVLETNDQIGYVAHLAGAIAGLLVGINILRNLEVQTWEKVVWWASMFTYTGLMTAAILWNVLYTSYYEW encoded by the exons ATGAG AGGTTTCAAATTGGTAAAAATGTCGACTAACCGAGAGGGCGAGACTGCAGTGACCATCCCGCTGCAGTATAATGAAGct CATTGGAAAGCTATTTTCGAAAAGTATGATCTTGATGGAGATGGGAAAATATCGCTACAAGAGCTTAAAGCGATGGTATGTGGACCAGAATTTTGTAACGATATTCCTGCCAAAGTGATTCGCACAATAATGCGTAAGGCGGATCTGGATGAATCTGGTTACTTAGAATATCCAGAATTCATAGCAATG ATCCACAGAaaagatatgcaaaatatatttggacATCTCGTGCAACGATACGTGCACTCTATGATACCTCAACGACCAAGCCGCACAATGAGGCAAACTTCCGTGGGTTCGAGGTATTATCCTCAGCGACAAATCAGTAATGCACTTGCAATGCACACACCACcacctcctccttctccttcgAGCTTCGGCGATTCTTACCACACTGCCAAATTTACTAGAGCGCTCCGCTCTGCATCTATTATCGATCAACGACGCATCGACCTACAACCACAAACAAGTACAATAACGGAATGTTCTCTGTACTCTAGCGACTATCCGGATGGGCTGTACGAAGATGAGTACAGCTGTCGACCGCCGGCCATAGCAATGATAATCATATCGATAATAGAAATCATTTTGTTCATATATGATGTGATTAAGCACAAATCTCTTTCTGTAGAAGGCCCGGCAGCTACATTGCTTATTTATAATCCACACAAGAGATACGAAGCCTGGCGATATCTAACATATATGTTTGTGCATGTTGG aatttttcatttggTCGTTAATCTACTGGTACAAATTATGTTGGGCATTCCACTGGAGATGGTACATAAATGGTGGAGagtattgataatatatatagccgGAGTAGTGGCTGGCTCACTCGGTACATCCGTCTCGGATCCGACGGTTTACTTGGCCGGTGCATCGGGCGGTGTATACGCATTGATAACCGCTCATGTGGCCACTATCATAATGAATTGGTCACAAATGGAATTTGCCGTCCTACAGCTATTAGTGTTCCTCGTTGTTACGAGCGTCGATATCGGTCAGGCTGTATACAATCGTTATGTTCTCGAGACTAACGACCAAATCGGCTATGTAGCTCATTTAGCCGGTGCTATAGCAGGACTTCTAGTCGGCATAAATATTCTCCGAAATCTCGAAGTACAAACTTGGGAGAAAGTAGTTTGGTGGGCCAGCATGTTCACCTATACGGGTCTCATGACCGCAGCTATTCTGTGGAACGTATTATATACTTCGTATTATGAATGgtga
- the LOC126848107 gene encoding protein rhomboid isoform X3, translated as MSTNREGETAVTIPLQYNEAHWKAIFEKYDLDGDGKISLQELKAMVCGPEFCNDIPAKVIRTIMRKADLDESGYLEYPEFIAMIHRKDMQNIFGHLVQRYVHSMIPQRPSRTMRQTSVGSRYYPQRQISNALAMHTPPPPPSPSSFGDSYHTAKFTRALRSASIIDQRRIDLQPQTSTITECSLYSSDYPDGLYEDEYSCRPPAIAMIIISIIEIILFIYDVIKHKSLSVEGPAATLLIYNPHKRYEAWRYLTYMFVHVGIFHLVVNLLVQIMLGIPLEMVHKWWRVLIIYIAGVVAGSLGTSVSDPTVYLAGASGGVYALITAHVATIIMNWSQMEFAVLQLLVFLVVTSVDIGQAVYNRYVLETNDQIGYVAHLAGAIAGLLVGINILRNLEVQTWEKVVWWASMFTYTGLMTAAILWNVLYTSYYEW; from the exons ATGTCGACTAACCGAGAGGGCGAGACTGCAGTGACCATCCCGCTGCAGTATAATGAAGct CATTGGAAAGCTATTTTCGAAAAGTATGATCTTGATGGAGATGGGAAAATATCGCTACAAGAGCTTAAAGCGATGGTATGTGGACCAGAATTTTGTAACGATATTCCTGCCAAAGTGATTCGCACAATAATGCGTAAGGCGGATCTGGATGAATCTGGTTACTTAGAATATCCAGAATTCATAGCAATG ATCCACAGAaaagatatgcaaaatatatttggacATCTCGTGCAACGATACGTGCACTCTATGATACCTCAACGACCAAGCCGCACAATGAGGCAAACTTCCGTGGGTTCGAGGTATTATCCTCAGCGACAAATCAGTAATGCACTTGCAATGCACACACCACcacctcctccttctccttcgAGCTTCGGCGATTCTTACCACACTGCCAAATTTACTAGAGCGCTCCGCTCTGCATCTATTATCGATCAACGACGCATCGACCTACAACCACAAACAAGTACAATAACGGAATGTTCTCTGTACTCTAGCGACTATCCGGATGGGCTGTACGAAGATGAGTACAGCTGTCGACCGCCGGCCATAGCAATGATAATCATATCGATAATAGAAATCATTTTGTTCATATATGATGTGATTAAGCACAAATCTCTTTCTGTAGAAGGCCCGGCAGCTACATTGCTTATTTATAATCCACACAAGAGATACGAAGCCTGGCGATATCTAACATATATGTTTGTGCATGTTGG aatttttcatttggTCGTTAATCTACTGGTACAAATTATGTTGGGCATTCCACTGGAGATGGTACATAAATGGTGGAGagtattgataatatatatagccgGAGTAGTGGCTGGCTCACTCGGTACATCCGTCTCGGATCCGACGGTTTACTTGGCCGGTGCATCGGGCGGTGTATACGCATTGATAACCGCTCATGTGGCCACTATCATAATGAATTGGTCACAAATGGAATTTGCCGTCCTACAGCTATTAGTGTTCCTCGTTGTTACGAGCGTCGATATCGGTCAGGCTGTATACAATCGTTATGTTCTCGAGACTAACGACCAAATCGGCTATGTAGCTCATTTAGCCGGTGCTATAGCAGGACTTCTAGTCGGCATAAATATTCTCCGAAATCTCGAAGTACAAACTTGGGAGAAAGTAGTTTGGTGGGCCAGCATGTTCACCTATACGGGTCTCATGACCGCAGCTATTCTGTGGAACGTATTATATACTTCGTATTATGAATGgtga